A genomic segment from Nicotiana sylvestris chromosome 1, ASM39365v2, whole genome shotgun sequence encodes:
- the LOC138879763 gene encoding uncharacterized protein, whose protein sequence is MLLQTTYQDKGTQTDESQESKDIFTILTTLSLQMESMGKRLQQLESQQHDYKNAELSRSEDSKLPEVEGDVGKLQKTHNTVALYTAAGTSKQVSKKPHINVNLNTVFDKPFTSKKPREAIVIAPQTSTYANSLHHNKKVYNHITQTYIENIYKIQTFLNLNPRSTTTTDPTQDYVTQKLQGYNRLIAQPKTKANLVKTCYNYGLLSTVYTHDGEEIIGIPELYKAFVTFKRITKGNLFFIKFYTAPAEILYDEIKPIIQVIKIGLTRDMIIPEEIEKQPEIQKMEIPSFYANKRIIGIATIIQELANNYLQGNAIWSYYSRDQLMIYAYSKELRQGDMEEVQKWILSLLKPEAQPTTRALKKEFISNELLTRYCKLVGHKYPDHICSKCNGEDNQVPEVQLE, encoded by the coding sequence atgttattgcagactacctatcaagacaaaggtacccaaacagatgaaagccaagaatcaaaagacatatttacaatccttactactctatccttacagatggagagtatgggaaaaagattacaacagctagaaagtcagcagcatgactataaaaatgcggagctaagtcgatcggaagactctaaacttccagaggtagaaggagacgttgggaaactccaaaaaacccataacacagttgctttatatacagctgcaggtacaagcaaacaagttagcaaaaagccacatatcaatgtaaacctaaataccgtatttgataagccatttacatcaaaaaagccaagagaagcaatagttatagccccacaaacttcaacctatgctaatagcctacaccacaacaaaaaggtatataaccatattactcaaacatatattgagaatatatataaaatccagacatttctgaacctaaaccctagatcaacaactactacagatccaacacaagattatgtaacccaaaaactacagggatataataggcttatagcccagccaaaaacaaaagcaaacctagtaaaaacatgttacaactacggactacttagcacagtatatacccatgacggagaagaaataattggaataccagagctatacaaagcatttgtcaccttcaagagaattacaaaaggcaacctattcttcatcaaattctatacagcaccagcggaaatactatatgatgaaataaaacccataatacaggtgataaaaataggactaacacgagatatgataataccggaagagatagagaaacaaccggagatacagaaaatggagataccaagtttctatgctaataaaagaataattggtatagcaactattattcaagaactagctaacaattatctacaaggaaatgctatctggagctattattccagagaccagttaaTGATATATGCCTATTCAaaagaactacgacaaggagatatggaagaagtccaaaaatggattttatcattgctAAAACCAGAAGCACAGCCAACTACAAGAGCCTTGAAGAAGGAATTTATTTCTAATGAGTTAttgacaagatactgcaaactagtgggacacaaatatccagaccacatatgttcgaAATGCAACGGAGAAGATAACCaagtaccagaagtccaactagaataa